Proteins from one Prevotella sp. E2-28 genomic window:
- the fabD gene encoding ACP S-malonyltransferase, giving the protein MKAFVFPGQGAQFVGMGKDLYDNNATAKELFEKANEILGYRITDIMFEGTDDDLKQTKVTQPAVFLHSVISAICMGDAFQPAMTAGHSLGEFSALVAAGALSFEDGLRLVYARAMAMQKACEAAPSTMAAIIGLPDEKVEEVCAGINREGNIVVCANYNNPGQLVISGNVDAINEACEQLKAAGAKRALPLKVGGAFHSPLMQPAKDELQAAIEKTEFQTPKCPVYQNVDGKPHTEPAEIKKNLIAQLTSSVRWTQCVQNMIADGADDFTECGPGKALQGMIAKINKDVNAHGID; this is encoded by the coding sequence ATGAAAGCATTTGTTTTCCCTGGACAGGGAGCACAGTTCGTAGGAATGGGTAAGGACCTCTACGACAACAACGCAACAGCAAAGGAACTTTTTGAGAAGGCTAACGAGATTCTGGGTTACAGAATCACAGATATTATGTTCGAGGGTACGGACGACGACCTGAAGCAGACCAAGGTCACTCAGCCTGCCGTATTCCTTCACTCTGTTATCTCTGCTATCTGCATGGGCGACGCTTTCCAGCCCGCTATGACAGCTGGTCACTCTCTGGGTGAGTTCTCAGCACTCGTTGCTGCTGGTGCCCTGAGCTTCGAGGACGGTCTGCGTTTGGTTTACGCTCGTGCTATGGCTATGCAGAAGGCTTGCGAGGCTGCTCCTTCTACAATGGCTGCTATCATTGGCCTGCCCGATGAGAAGGTTGAGGAGGTTTGCGCTGGCATCAATCGCGAGGGTAACATCGTGGTTTGTGCTAACTACAACAACCCTGGTCAGCTGGTTATCTCTGGTAACGTAGATGCTATCAACGAGGCTTGCGAGCAGTTGAAGGCCGCAGGTGCTAAGCGCGCTCTGCCCCTGAAGGTAGGTGGTGCTTTCCACAGCCCCCTGATGCAGCCCGCAAAGGATGAGCTCCAGGCTGCTATCGAGAAGACCGAGTTCCAGACTCCTAAGTGCCCCGTTTATCAGAACGTAGACGGTAAGCCCCACACTGAGCCTGCTGAGATTAAGAAGAACCTCATTGCTCAGCTCACCTCTTCTGTACGCTGGACACAGTGTGTTCAGAATATGATTGCCGACGGTGCCGACGACTTCACAGAGTGTGGTCCTGGTAAGGCTCTGCAGGGCATGATTGCTAAGATTAATAAGGATGTAAATGCTCATGGCATCGACTAA
- a CDS encoding M48 family metallopeptidase, protein MKAIRIVLMSLVATILVSCGTTSTVPITGRKQTLLVSDGEVLSLSSQQYSQYMQSAKASTNATNTAMVKRVGQNLANAVTSYLNSNGLSAETQNYAWEFNLVQDKQVNAWCMPGGKIVVYEGLLPVTQDEASLAIVLGHEIAHAVAKHSAERLSNEYKNQYGTAILGAVVQGAGVSEKTQALLSLGQQLGGALWTSGFSRKQESEADHMGLVFAAMAGYDPQVAISFWQRMAAQSSGSGGLFSDHPSDETRISDIQKWMPEALKYYTPKTTTTKTTTKTTKTTKKTSNTKKTSSTKK, encoded by the coding sequence ATGAAAGCAATTAGAATTGTATTAATGTCGCTGGTGGCAACTATTCTTGTAAGTTGCGGCACCACTTCTACAGTGCCCATTACGGGTCGTAAGCAGACTTTATTGGTTAGCGATGGCGAGGTGTTGAGCCTCTCTAGTCAGCAGTATTCGCAGTATATGCAGAGTGCTAAGGCCTCTACGAATGCTACGAACACGGCAATGGTGAAACGCGTAGGCCAGAACCTGGCTAATGCTGTGACCTCTTATCTGAACAGCAACGGACTGAGTGCCGAGACGCAAAACTATGCCTGGGAGTTTAACCTCGTGCAAGACAAACAGGTAAATGCCTGGTGTATGCCTGGAGGTAAGATTGTGGTCTATGAAGGCTTGCTGCCTGTTACTCAGGACGAGGCTTCGCTGGCTATTGTCTTGGGTCATGAGATTGCCCATGCCGTTGCTAAGCACTCTGCCGAGCGTCTCAGCAATGAGTATAAGAACCAGTATGGCACAGCTATCCTTGGCGCTGTGGTTCAGGGCGCTGGCGTCAGCGAGAAGACGCAGGCTCTCCTCTCGTTAGGTCAGCAGTTGGGTGGCGCTTTGTGGACCTCAGGTTTCTCTCGCAAGCAGGAGAGCGAGGCCGACCACATGGGACTGGTCTTTGCAGCAATGGCAGGCTATGATCCTCAGGTGGCTATCTCTTTCTGGCAGCGTATGGCAGCCCAGAGTAGTGGCAGCGGCGGTCTTTTTAGCGATCACCCCTCTGACGAGACACGTATCAGCGATATTCAGAAGTGGATGCCCGAGGCTTTGAAGTATTACACGCCAAAGACAACTACAACGAAGACAACCACGAAGACTACAAAGACAACGAAGAAGACTTCTAATACTAAGAAAACTTCTTCAACGAAGAAATAA
- a CDS encoding GDP-L-fucose synthase, producing MLDKNAKIYVAGHHGLVGSAIWNNLLSRGYKNLVGRSHKELDLTDQLAVRKFFDEEKPDAVVLAAAFVGGIMANSLYRADFIMQNMMMQCNVIGEAYRHGVQRLLFLGSTCIYPKNAPQPMTEDCLLTSPLEYTNEEYAIAKIAGLKMCESYNLQYGTNYIAVMPTNLYGPNDNFHLENSHVMPAMMRKVYLAKLIHEGAWDKIAIDLNKRPVEGVDGSASHNDIITVLRKYGIEDNKVTLWGTGTPLREFLWSEDMADASVHVLLNVNFSDVIGIEKYSSVHYGAKTDGAVDRNHSAGRGGAIPSLGEIRNCHINVGTGKELTIRELSELVAKAVGFEGTIEFDSTKPDGTMRKLIDVSKLHRLGWTHKVEIDEGVQKLYEWYRQSLMN from the coding sequence ATGTTAGATAAAAACGCTAAAATATATGTAGCGGGGCATCATGGACTTGTAGGTTCCGCTATTTGGAACAACCTCCTTTCTAGGGGTTATAAGAATCTAGTGGGTCGCAGTCATAAGGAACTGGACCTGACTGACCAACTAGCTGTACGGAAATTCTTTGATGAAGAAAAACCAGATGCAGTAGTGCTGGCCGCAGCTTTTGTGGGTGGCATCATGGCAAACAGCCTGTATCGTGCAGACTTCATCATGCAAAACATGATGATGCAGTGTAACGTCATTGGCGAAGCTTACCGTCACGGTGTTCAGCGCCTGCTGTTCCTGGGCTCTACCTGCATTTATCCAAAGAATGCCCCTCAGCCTATGACAGAGGACTGTCTGCTCACATCACCCCTGGAGTACACCAACGAGGAATATGCCATCGCAAAGATTGCCGGATTGAAGATGTGCGAATCATACAACCTGCAATACGGCACGAACTACATCGCCGTAATGCCTACAAACCTGTATGGTCCTAATGATAACTTCCATCTGGAGAACTCGCACGTCATGCCCGCTATGATGCGTAAGGTATATCTAGCCAAACTGATTCACGAGGGTGCTTGGGACAAGATTGCCATAGACCTGAATAAACGACCAGTAGAAGGTGTGGATGGGTCTGCTAGTCATAATGACATTATAACGGTATTACGTAAATATGGAATCGAAGACAACAAGGTGACACTCTGGGGAACGGGAACACCGCTCCGCGAGTTCCTATGGAGTGAGGATATGGCTGATGCCTCAGTACATGTATTGCTGAACGTCAACTTCAGTGATGTCATTGGCATAGAGAAATACTCCAGCGTACATTATGGGGCAAAAACCGACGGTGCCGTAGATCGTAATCACTCTGCTGGACGAGGTGGTGCTATACCTTCACTGGGCGAGATTCGCAATTGTCACATCAATGTAGGTACAGGTAAGGAACTGACGATTCGTGAACTATCAGAACTGGTAGCTAAGGCCGTTGGCTTTGAAGGAACTATTGAGTTTGACAGCACAAAACCTGATGGTACTATGCGCAAGCTGATTGATGTCTCAAAACTCCACAGACTAGGTTGGACTCACAAAGTAGAGATTGACGAAGGTGTCCAGAAGCTCTACGAATGGTATAGACAATCACTGATGAACTAA
- the pyrB gene encoding aspartate carbamoyltransferase, with protein MDKHNFVTIANLTREKILYMIEMAQEFEKYPNRELLKGKVVATLFFEPSTRTRLSFETAANRLGARVIGFADPKVTSGTKGETLKDTILMVSNYADVIVMRHHIEGAAQYASEVAPVPIVNAGDGAHQHPSQCMLDLYSIYKTQGTLENLNIYLVGDLKYGRTVHSLIMAMRHFNPTFHFVAPKELAMPKEYKLYCEEHGIKYQEHTAFNDKVIADADILYMTRVQKERFSDLMEYERVKNVYVLNNDLLKNAKPNMKILHPLPRVNEIAYEVDDNPHAYYIQQAGNGLFAREAIFCDVLGITLDEVKNDKTIIR; from the coding sequence ATGGACAAACATAATTTCGTCACCATTGCCAATCTCACTCGTGAGAAAATTCTCTACATGATTGAGATGGCACAGGAGTTTGAAAAATATCCCAACCGAGAATTGCTCAAAGGCAAAGTGGTTGCAACCCTGTTCTTTGAGCCCAGTACCAGAACCCGCCTTTCTTTCGAGACCGCAGCCAACAGACTTGGCGCACGCGTCATAGGCTTTGCCGACCCCAAGGTAACCAGTGGCACCAAGGGCGAGACGCTGAAAGACACCATCCTGATGGTCTCAAACTATGCCGACGTCATCGTGATGCGTCATCATATTGAGGGTGCTGCGCAGTATGCATCAGAGGTGGCTCCCGTACCCATCGTGAATGCTGGCGACGGTGCCCATCAGCATCCCTCACAGTGTATGCTCGACCTCTACTCTATCTACAAGACGCAGGGCACGCTGGAGAACCTGAATATCTACTTGGTGGGCGATTTAAAATACGGACGCACCGTGCATTCACTCATCATGGCCATGCGCCACTTTAACCCCACGTTCCATTTCGTGGCACCTAAGGAGCTGGCAATGCCCAAGGAGTACAAACTCTACTGCGAGGAGCACGGCATCAAGTATCAGGAGCACACGGCATTTAACGATAAGGTGATAGCCGATGCCGACATTCTTTATATGACGCGCGTGCAAAAGGAGCGCTTCAGCGACCTCATGGAATATGAGCGCGTGAAGAACGTGTATGTGCTGAACAACGACCTGCTGAAAAACGCTAAGCCCAACATGAAGATTCTGCACCCGCTGCCACGCGTGAACGAGATTGCCTATGAAGTGGACGACAACCCACACGCCTACTATATTCAGCAGGCTGGCAACGGACTCTTTGCTCGCGAGGCCATCTTCTGCGATGTGCTGGGTATCACCCTTGACGAAGTTAAAAACGATAAAACAATCATACGATGA
- a CDS encoding LamG-like jellyroll fold domain-containing protein codes for MSKKRNILLVVAALSATTAFSQEPVRSSSSMYLPAYAKADVSIPYAISAEGKRFEPIWGLDQAWISESNLLKGINHMGKENIGIGRSAFRYSVALTNDSVLGTADINVMRQRNTIFNKLSTTLPLVFTADQEAVGPNEQHPDRVPPEYFVKNKSANVNNWAAMINSHVHWMQANTKHPVVGISPFNEPDYWTVEEGATTTKQWQVAKILKEQYPRCADISMVGGNTLNDDKALEWYTSGKQYYDWGNTHQLAGSFDNFAGFFSQLEKDGKTGYADEMHNVGEAMVGLEYGMDVGIWWGFDSRARGEFCQISRHGVRLAYGEHRNNWTAASVYRHDDGPVKAFVGSSERQAKTTTYQFVSTERDVYYDGFGPVHEFVMEMPGGTGYQNGQTNAERVIDITWGENVPPCPINGVYKLINKVSGLNGNAVKYTSSGSNVNQGKYTGAQTQQWTVKPCNPRIGGDYSFYDIESVANSNIRMNVKNYSKEQAEIIAWTQDSPTSNEQWYLKYVGNGYYYVRNRESALYLASAGSSTMANIIQTPKLTGSNHDRMLFRFVPVDVTYETIAPAKPSGLLAESQSASVRLSWTANTEEDVEGYMVVRAPKGTEDWNTIARQLTETYFVDNTCKPNTSYIYKVKAVDRSQNISEASDIVEAAPLSDQAMIAQWDFEANLYDTTNNMMDMASSATPKYITDHKTGEKSLSLTYQFTQLPYRIADSDELTVAMWVNWRTPATQWQRIFDFGNDTEHYMFLTPYNSYTSKMRFAIKNGGDEQTLDCSSKLSSYVWKHVAVTLGKDKTTIYIDGEEVASTTGITIKPSDFHPVLNYLGRSQFAADTNISAYYDDVRVYNYALSADEVKEAMEGKENSIESMSASDKDIHQVYSLDGKRQEKPQQGINIIDAKKVMIK; via the coding sequence ATGAGTAAGAAAAGAAATATATTATTAGTAGTGGCTGCACTTAGTGCAACCACTGCTTTTTCACAAGAGCCTGTTCGCTCTTCATCAAGTATGTATCTGCCTGCCTATGCAAAGGCTGATGTGTCTATTCCTTACGCTATTTCGGCAGAAGGAAAACGCTTTGAGCCTATATGGGGCTTGGATCAGGCTTGGATTAGCGAGTCAAACTTATTGAAGGGTATCAATCATATGGGTAAGGAGAATATTGGCATAGGCCGTTCGGCTTTCCGATATTCTGTTGCACTTACTAATGATTCTGTGCTTGGTACTGCTGATATTAATGTGATGCGCCAGCGAAATACTATTTTCAATAAGTTAAGTACAACGCTTCCCCTTGTCTTTACAGCCGACCAAGAGGCAGTGGGACCAAATGAGCAACATCCTGACAGGGTGCCGCCAGAGTATTTTGTTAAGAATAAAAGTGCAAATGTTAATAATTGGGCCGCAATGATTAACAGTCATGTACATTGGATGCAAGCCAACACAAAGCATCCTGTGGTGGGAATTTCTCCTTTCAATGAACCTGATTATTGGACTGTAGAGGAAGGTGCCACTACTACTAAACAATGGCAGGTTGCCAAAATTCTGAAAGAACAGTATCCGCGTTGCGCTGATATTTCTATGGTAGGCGGCAATACACTGAACGATGATAAGGCGTTGGAATGGTACACATCAGGCAAACAGTATTACGATTGGGGTAATACCCATCAGCTGGCTGGCTCGTTCGACAATTTCGCTGGTTTCTTCTCACAGTTGGAAAAAGACGGTAAGACAGGCTATGCAGACGAGATGCATAATGTAGGAGAAGCAATGGTTGGCCTGGAGTATGGTATGGATGTTGGTATTTGGTGGGGTTTTGATAGCCGTGCGCGTGGTGAGTTCTGTCAGATTAGTCGTCATGGTGTGCGTCTGGCTTATGGCGAGCACCGCAATAACTGGACAGCAGCTAGCGTCTATCGTCATGATGATGGCCCCGTAAAGGCTTTCGTTGGTTCTAGCGAGCGTCAGGCAAAGACCACTACTTATCAGTTTGTCTCTACCGAGCGCGATGTCTATTATGACGGCTTCGGTCCTGTACACGAGTTTGTGATGGAGATGCCTGGAGGTACTGGCTATCAGAATGGTCAGACAAATGCCGAACGCGTGATTGATATTACTTGGGGTGAGAATGTTCCTCCTTGTCCTATCAATGGTGTCTATAAGCTGATTAATAAGGTTTCTGGTCTCAATGGAAATGCTGTCAAATATACATCAAGTGGCAGTAATGTCAATCAGGGAAAATATACAGGTGCACAGACTCAGCAGTGGACGGTGAAGCCCTGTAATCCGCGTATTGGTGGCGACTATAGTTTCTATGACATAGAATCTGTGGCCAATTCTAACATCCGCATGAATGTGAAAAACTACTCTAAGGAGCAGGCTGAGATTATTGCCTGGACGCAGGATAGTCCTACCAGCAACGAGCAGTGGTATCTGAAGTATGTGGGCAATGGCTATTATTATGTACGCAATCGCGAGAGTGCTCTTTATCTGGCATCAGCAGGCTCTTCTACGATGGCCAATATTATTCAGACACCAAAGCTTACAGGCAGTAACCACGACCGTATGCTGTTCCGTTTCGTTCCTGTTGACGTGACCTATGAGACGATAGCACCTGCTAAGCCCTCAGGCCTTTTGGCTGAGTCACAGTCGGCCTCTGTCCGCCTTTCGTGGACGGCTAATACAGAGGAAGACGTTGAAGGCTATATGGTTGTTCGTGCTCCTAAGGGTACTGAAGATTGGAACACCATTGCCCGTCAGCTCACTGAGACCTATTTTGTAGATAACACCTGTAAGCCTAATACCTCTTATATATATAAGGTAAAGGCTGTTGACCGTTCTCAGAATATCTCAGAGGCTTCTGATATTGTAGAAGCGGCTCCGTTAAGCGACCAGGCGATGATTGCCCAGTGGGACTTCGAGGCTAACCTCTATGACACCACAAATAATATGATGGATATGGCTTCTTCTGCTACGCCCAAGTATATTACAGACCATAAGACTGGTGAGAAGTCACTCTCTTTGACTTATCAGTTTACTCAGTTGCCTTATCGTATTGCCGATAGTGATGAGCTGACAGTTGCCATGTGGGTCAATTGGCGTACGCCTGCTACTCAGTGGCAGCGTATCTTTGATTTTGGTAATGACACAGAACATTATATGTTCCTCACGCCTTATAATAGTTATACAAGCAAGATGCGTTTTGCTATTAAGAATGGTGGTGATGAGCAGACGCTTGACTGCAGTTCAAAACTGTCTAGTTATGTGTGGAAGCATGTGGCAGTAACTCTTGGTAAGGACAAGACCACCATTTATATTGATGGTGAAGAGGTTGCTTCTACAACAGGTATCACGATTAAGCCTAGTGACTTCCATCCCGTACTGAACTATTTGGGTCGCAGTCAGTTTGCTGCTGATACGAATATCTCGGCTTATTATGATGATGTGCGTGTATATAATTACGCCCTCAGTGCCGATGAGGTGAAAGAGGCAATGGAGGGTAAGGAAAACAGTATCGAGTCTATGTCTGCATCAGATAAGGATATCCATCAGGTCTATTCTCTTGACGGTAAGCGACAAGAAAAACCTCAACAAGGTATCAATATCATAGATGCGAAGAAAGTGATGATTAAATAA
- a CDS encoding mannose-1-phosphate guanylyltransferase, with the protein MAQKNNHLVIMAGGVGSRFWPMSTAEKPKQFIDVLGVGKTLLQLTVERFGKLVKPENIWVVTNQKYVDIVREQLPDIPSENILCEPCRRNTAPCIAYVSWRIKSKDPKANIVVTPSDHIVVNVQEFQRVIKDCMNFTAESDAIVTLGMKPTRPETGYGYIQADLSASSLRNKEIFRVDSFREKPDLKTAEQYIKKNYYFWNAGIFMWNVSTIVNAFRIYQPKMNKIFEQMLPIYGTPQEQEMINEKFPQCENISVDYAIMEKAEEIFVCPADFGWSDLGTWGSLQTQSKRDIYGNACIGENINVFDTHNCMIHTTQEKKVVVQGLDGYIVAENDDTLLICKLSEEQRIKQFNGEN; encoded by the coding sequence ATGGCACAGAAGAACAATCACCTTGTAATCATGGCTGGTGGCGTAGGAAGCCGTTTTTGGCCGATGAGCACCGCAGAAAAACCCAAGCAGTTTATCGATGTGCTGGGAGTTGGAAAAACATTGTTACAACTCACAGTGGAGCGTTTTGGGAAACTGGTTAAGCCGGAGAACATCTGGGTAGTTACTAATCAGAAATATGTAGATATCGTACGCGAGCAATTGCCTGACATTCCTTCAGAAAACATTTTGTGTGAGCCCTGTCGCAGAAACACGGCACCATGCATAGCCTATGTATCATGGCGCATCAAGTCGAAAGACCCCAAAGCCAACATCGTTGTAACGCCAAGTGACCATATCGTGGTGAACGTGCAAGAGTTTCAGCGCGTTATCAAGGACTGCATGAACTTTACTGCCGAGAGCGATGCCATCGTGACACTAGGTATGAAGCCCACACGACCAGAGACGGGCTATGGCTACATACAGGCAGACCTGTCGGCCTCATCACTCAGAAACAAGGAGATTTTCCGCGTGGACTCTTTCCGCGAGAAGCCCGATTTGAAAACTGCTGAGCAGTATATCAAAAAGAACTACTACTTCTGGAATGCAGGTATCTTCATGTGGAACGTATCTACCATCGTGAATGCCTTCCGCATCTACCAGCCCAAGATGAACAAGATATTCGAGCAGATGCTGCCCATCTATGGCACACCACAGGAGCAGGAGATGATTAACGAGAAGTTCCCCCAGTGCGAGAATATCAGCGTAGACTATGCCATCATGGAGAAGGCAGAGGAAATCTTTGTATGTCCTGCAGACTTCGGATGGAGCGATCTGGGCACATGGGGCTCACTGCAAACACAGTCGAAGCGCGATATCTACGGAAATGCCTGCATCGGCGAGAATATCAACGTCTTTGACACTCACAACTGCATGATTCACACCACTCAGGAGAAGAAGGTTGTGGTACAGGGACTGGACGGCTATATTGTAGCAGAGAACGACGATACGCTGCTGATTTGCAAACTCTCAGAGGAACAGCGCATCAAACAATTTAACGGAGAGAACTAA
- the gmd gene encoding GDP-mannose 4,6-dehydratase: MKNIALITGITGQDGSYLAEFLLEKGYEVHGTIRRSSVDYRERIAHLEGKPNFHLHYADLGDSMSILGVIGKVKPTEIYNLAAQSHVQVSFDSPEFTADVDAVGVLRILEAVRQLGLKDQCRIYQASTSELYGKVEEVPQNEDTPFHPYSPYAVAKQYGFWIVKEYREAYDMYCCSGILFNHESERRGETFVTRKITLAAARIKQGKQDKLYLGNLGSLRDWGYAKDYVECMWLILQQEKPEDFVIATGVQHSVREFCYYAFKHVGIELEFVGEGADEKGIDKATGKVLIEVSPDFYRPTDVVNLWGDPSKAKAKLGWNPNKTSFEELVKIMVDSDMAKVAADGAAAKVRTNLEEYLEKGIVK; this comes from the coding sequence ATGAAGAATATTGCTTTAATAACAGGTATCACAGGACAAGACGGTTCGTATCTGGCAGAATTCCTGCTGGAGAAAGGCTATGAAGTACACGGCACCATCCGCCGCAGTTCTGTTGACTACCGTGAACGTATAGCACATCTGGAGGGTAAGCCTAATTTTCATCTGCACTATGCCGACCTGGGCGACTCAATGAGTATTCTAGGCGTGATTGGAAAGGTGAAACCTACAGAGATTTATAATCTGGCAGCACAGAGCCACGTACAGGTGTCATTCGATTCACCTGAGTTCACTGCCGACGTGGATGCCGTTGGTGTGCTCCGTATTCTGGAAGCTGTACGCCAACTGGGACTGAAAGACCAGTGTCGCATCTATCAGGCCTCAACATCTGAGCTTTACGGCAAGGTAGAAGAGGTGCCCCAAAATGAGGATACGCCCTTCCACCCCTACTCGCCCTATGCCGTAGCCAAGCAATACGGTTTTTGGATTGTGAAGGAATACCGAGAGGCTTATGATATGTACTGCTGCTCAGGTATTCTCTTTAATCATGAGAGTGAGCGCAGAGGTGAGACCTTTGTTACACGTAAGATTACGCTGGCTGCTGCTCGTATCAAGCAGGGCAAGCAGGATAAGCTCTATCTGGGTAACCTCGGCTCATTGCGTGACTGGGGCTATGCCAAGGATTACGTAGAGTGTATGTGGCTCATTCTGCAACAGGAAAAGCCAGAGGACTTCGTGATTGCCACTGGCGTGCAACACTCTGTGCGTGAGTTCTGCTATTATGCCTTCAAGCACGTTGGTATAGAACTGGAGTTCGTTGGCGAAGGTGCTGACGAGAAAGGTATCGACAAAGCCACTGGCAAGGTGCTCATCGAAGTTAGTCCAGACTTCTATCGTCCCACTGACGTTGTGAACTTGTGGGGTGACCCCTCTAAGGCGAAGGCAAAACTTGGATGGAATCCCAACAAGACTTCGTTTGAGGAACTGGTGAAGATTATGGTGGACAGCGATATGGCTAAGGTTGCTGCCGACGGTGCTGCTGCTAAGGTACGCACCAACTTGGAAGAGTATCTTGAAAAAGGTATCGTGAAATAA
- a CDS encoding aspartate carbamoyltransferase regulatory subunit: MNKKERLVAAIENGTVIDHIPTDKTYQVASLLGLFTLKTPVTIGFNYPSKKVGSKGIIKVSDKFFTDDEVSRLSVVAPNVILSIIRDYEVVEKKPVVTPSEIKGIVKCNNPKCITNNEPMQTYFHVQDGILTCHYCEKEQDINKVELV; encoded by the coding sequence ATGAATAAGAAGGAACGCTTGGTTGCCGCCATCGAAAACGGCACTGTGATTGACCATATCCCAACCGACAAGACTTACCAGGTGGCCAGCTTGCTGGGACTGTTTACACTAAAGACACCTGTTACCATCGGCTTTAACTATCCCTCGAAGAAGGTTGGCTCGAAAGGTATCATCAAGGTAAGCGATAAGTTTTTTACTGACGACGAGGTATCACGTCTTTCAGTTGTTGCACCTAACGTGATACTGAGCATCATCCGCGACTACGAGGTGGTTGAGAAGAAACCCGTAGTGACGCCTTCTGAGATAAAGGGTATCGTGAAATGCAACAACCCCAAGTGCATTACCAACAACGAACCCATGCAAACGTATTTCCACGTGCAGGATGGCATACTGACGTGCCACTACTGCGAAAAGGAACAGGACATCAACAAAGTGGAGTTGGTATAA